The window AGTTCCGCCGTCAGTTTGCGTAAGGAGAATGGTCCGGAGCGAAGCCGCTGCCGCAGCCAATCAGCGGTCGCGCCCGACAGAACGCGCTTCTTGTGACCATTCATCTTGCCTGGCGCGAGGCTCCCGGTCTCACGCCTCAGATTCTTCCATTTGGTCACGCAGGATGGGCTGATCTGCAGAGCCGCAGCAATTGATCGCACCGTCTCGCCGGCATCCGCTCGCGCCAGAGCTCGTTCCCGAAGGTCTTCCGAGTAGGGTTGCGTCATACACGCGGGCTCCGCTTCCCAGCATGTACTTTGAATCAGAAACTCCCTCCCTTGGGAATCCCGATTCCGTCAAAAAACACCGTGCTCTAGAAGAAAGCATTTTCCGCAGGAACTTGCGGGCAGCGTTGAGGCGAACTGTCAGCAAGTTCCTGACATGATTGAACTCACGCTCAATGTAGATCTTTGCCGCAACGGACAGGCCTGGTTTGACATCATTCGGCTCAGACGAGGGCTGGGTGAGGGAAGGCGGCAATGCGCGCGGACCGACAAACGACATGTCTCCGCGCAGGATGTTGATCAACTGGGGAATTTCGTCGATGTTGAATCGACGCAGCCATCGTCCGATACGGGTGACGCGCTCTGAAACGGGTTGATCGTCCTTGAGCGGTTGCATGGTCCGGAACTTGATCACCTTGAATAGCCGGCCGCCCCGTCCGGCCCGAAGCTGCAGGAAGAAAACAGGTCCCGGCGATTCAAGTCGAATGGCAATGGCCACCAGAACCAGAAATGGGAAAAGAACAAGTGCGGTGATCGCTGCGAGGAAAACATCAAGGACGCGCTTCGGAGTATCGAAGAGGGTGGATGACATTCTCCAGGACGCCAGGACAAATCCCAGGGCCACCACAAGCTTGCTGATGTCACCGGGAATGTCATTGACGTGGCTTGACCACTCCTCGGTGAAGCGCTCGCGTTTGTCCGCGGGCAGCTGCCGGACAGCGATTTTTATGACGCCGCTGGTGATCGATGGCGCCCACGCCTTGAACTCGTCGGAGAGCAACTTCGAAAGAGTCGCGCCGAGGATTCCGAGAACAGCCACAGCGATCAACGCGATCAGGTCCATACGGGCACCTCGGCGTTGGGCGTCAAATCGCGGACCAGCTGTTCAACCCGCTTCGCTCCGGCGGCTGTGATTTTGTAATAGCGACGACGTGGCCGGCCTAAGTCTGCAGGGTCTCCCTCTTCCCACCGGCTTTGCAGCCAGCCCGCATCCTCAAGCCGCGCGAGAATCGGATAGAGGGTGCCGGAAGCAAGCCGCGACTGCTTTGCAATCTCGGCCCCCGACAACTCATCGGCGGGATGAGACATCAGGGTGCTCAGCACCTTGATGGTCTGTGTCGAAAGTCTCGGTTCTTTACCCATGGTAGAAAAGTCTACATAGGGTGGATAGGTCTGTCAATATCAGGCGATACCGCGCCGTTACAGCGGCGTATTCTTTTCCCGGTTGTTGACCGCGGCCTCTTCCAGGTCGAGGTCGCGCTCGATGCGCCGCCGCGTCTCGTCGGTGATCTTGCCCTCGCGCAGCAGCCCGTGCAGGAACTTGCGCTCCGCCGTGATCAGTTCACGGATGATCGGCGCGCCCATGGTGGAGGGCGTGCGGTGTCCCTGCTCGGGATGCGGATCCGGAATGGCGCGGGTGCGGGTCTCCTGCCGCGCTTCGAGGAATTTCACCAGGCTCTGCGACAGGTCGCGGCCGGTGGTGATTTCTTCCAGCGACTGTCGCGCCGACTGCAGGATTTCGCGCCGCGCTGCGATTTCCGCCTCGCGTTCGGACCGGGACTCGAGAATGCCGTGCTGAGCCAGCCCGAGCAGCTTCACCACCCAGGGCAGCGTGAGGCCGATCCCGACCAGCGTGACGAAGATCACGCCGAAACTCGCGAACAGCACCAGGTCGCGATGCGGGAAATCCTCGCCATTCGGCAGTGTCAGCGGCAGCGCCAGCGCCACCGCCAGCGACACCACGCCGCGAATGCCGGTGAAGCCGATCACGAAGATGTAGCGCCACGGCGGCGTCGGATCGCGGTCGCGGACCCGCTTGATCTGCCGCGGCAGATACGTGCCGACGAACACCCAGACGAAGCGGGCCAGGATGACGATCACTGAGGTCACCGCGATCGCGGTCACCACCTCGTGCAGCGGCACCGCTTTCGCCTTCTCCATCAGCAGCCGCATCTGGAAGCCCATCAGCAGGAACAGCAGCCCCTCGATCAGCCAGATCACGAAGTCCCAGAAGAAGATGCCCTGCAGGCGTGTCGCCGCGGAGATGAGCAGCGGTCCGTTCCAGCTCACATAAAGCCCGGCCGCGACGGTGGCGATGACGCCGGAGCCGCCGAGGTGTTCCGGCACCCAGTAAGCGAGATAGGGCGTCAGCAGCGACAGTGTGATTTCCACCCGCTCGTCGCGCGCCCATTGCCGCAGCCGCAGGCTGAGCCAGCCCACCGCGATGCCGAAGAACACCTCGCAGGCCACGATGGCGGCGAAAGAGTAGGTGGCCTTGAGCAGCGAGAACATGCCGGTGCTGACCGCGAGCACGGCGAAACGATAGAGGATCAGTGCGGTGGCGTTGTTGGCGAGGCCCTCGCCTTCGAGAATCACCAGGATGCGATGCGGCAGATGCAGCCGTCGTGCAATCGCCAGCGGAGCCACCACGTCGGGCGGCGAGACGATGGCGCCGAGTACGAAGCCGATGCTCCAGGGCAGCCCCAGCACCCAGTGCGCGGCGGCGGCGACCGCGCAGGTGGTGAACACCACGCAGCCGATCGCCAATAGCGCAATCGGCCGCAAGTTGGATTTGAATTCGCGCCAGCTCATCGAGACGCCGGCGGAATAGATCAGCGGCGGCAGCACGATCAGCAGCACCACCTTCGGCTCGAGCTCGATCTTCGGCATGCCCGGGATGAAGGCGAGCGCAACGCCGATGGCCAGAAACGCCAGCGCCGGGGTCAGTTCATAGCGCCGCGCCACCGCAGCCGTCGCGGCCATGGCGGTGAGCAGCAGCAGAACGATCAGAAAGCTTTCGGTCATGCGAAGAGGCCCCTGAATTTCACTTGGCCTCTGACCCTGCGCAGGTCAAGTCCAGTCCGTCAGATCGCGCTGGCCGCGATGTTGACCATCAGCGCCAGCAGCGCCGTGTTGAAAATGAAGGACGCCACGCCGTGGGCGGTGGCGGTGCGGCGGATGATCTTGTCGGTGATGCCGACATCGGAGACCTGGGCGGTCATGCCGATCACGAACGAGAAATAGACGAAATCCCAGTAGTCCGGTTCCGCCTCGTCGCCGGGGAACGCGAGGCCGCCGGCCTTCTGGCCGCGATAATATTCATGCGCGTAATGCAGCGCGAAGGTGGTGTGGATGGCGGCCCATGACAGCACGATCGTGGTTGTTGCGAGCAGCAGCTCAAAAGATCCGCGATGATCGGGGCCGAGTTCGGCGACGATCGCGCCCAGGGTTGCGAAAGCGGCGACGGCGGTGAGGATCAAAATGACAAAACGCCCGTCGTCCTGCAGGGCGGCGCGGTGGCGCATTTTCGTGGTGCCTGTGGTCATCACCGTGGTGAACGCCAGCAGCAGATAAATCGCCATCGCGATGTCCCAGGCGATCAGCAGCCGCGTGGCCAGCCGCAGCGAAACCGGCATCACGGCGAGTGCGATCAGTCCGATAAGGATGGAGGCGAAAAATCGCGGCCGCGCCAAAACAACGCGCAGCGGCAACGGCCGGCTGCGGAAGCGCTGCAGATGGCCGTCGAAGTTGTCGTCTCCGGCCATATGCGTGTCTCGCTTCCGCGGGGCGTTGGTCTCGATCTCAGGTCTTGCTCAGATCTCGCTCAGTTCTTGCGTTCGGCGACGAAGCGGGCGGCGGCGCGCAGCACGTCGGCCTTGGCGCCGAACGGGGCCAGCGCCTTGTCCGCGGTCGCGAGCAGGTCCTGCAGGCGCTGCTTCGCGCCGTCGAGGCCGAGTTGGGTGACGAAGGTCGCCTTGCCGAGTGCTGCGTCCTGGCCGGCCGGCTTGCCCAGCGCGGCGGCGTCACCTTCGACATCGAGCAGGTCGTCGGCGATCTGGAAGGCTTCGCCGAAGGCGCGGCCGTAGTCGTCCAGCGCCTTGTAGTTGGCCTCCGACGCCTTGCCGAGGATCGCGCCGGCCTGACAGCCGAAGCGCAGCAGCGCACCGGTTTTCATCTGCTGCAGCCGCGCGACATCCGGCTGCGCCTTGTCGCCGAAACGACCTTCGCCGGCGAGGTCGAGGATCTGGCCGCCGGCCATGCCGCCGACACCGGAGGCACGGGCCAGCGCTCGCGTCAGCTTCAGGCGCACATCGGCTTCGGGATGAATCTCGTCCCGGGTGGTGATGTCGAAGGCGATGGTCAGCAGTGCGTCACCGGCAAGGATCGCGGTGGCGTCGTCATAGACCTTGTGGGTGGTGGGACGGCCGCGGCGCAGGTCGCTGTTGTCCATCGCCGGCAGGTCGTCGTGGATCAGCGAGTAGCAGTGGATGCACTCCAGCGCCGCGCCGGCGAGCAGTGCACCGGCCGGCGGCACGTCGAACAGTGCCGCGCTCTCGACCACCAGGAACGGGCGCAGCCGCTTGCCGCCGTTGAGGCTGCCGTAACGCATGGACTCGATCAGCCGCTGCGGGCGGGCGATTTCATTCTCCAGCACCTCGTCTGAAAGCAGCTTGCCGAGCAGGGTTTCGATGTCGTCGGCGGTCTTGTCCAGGCGCTTGGCGAAGTCCTGCGGGCGGGGCGTCGATGTCATTCAAAAAAACTCCGGAAAAATATGCGCGACGATCGGTCATGGCGCCGGACCGTGATTCCCCCAACGACGGGGTCTGCCGCAACTGGAGCGCCGGATCGATCCGGGGTATCCATCAGCGGAAGTGTCGTCCGTCAGCGGGCTTAAGGAACCATCCAGTTTTGGAACCATTCCATACCGTTATTTCGGTGAGCCGGTAGCACAGCCATTGCGCCTTGTCCGCAGACTTCTTCTGATTTTGGTTATTGTGCTGGCACTGCCCTATGGGCTGGTGCTGCTCTACGGAGCCGGCCATCCGGTGTCGACCCTGATGCTCTGGCGCTGGGCGACCGGAGCCCCCGTATCGCGCACCTGGGTGGATCTGGACACCATTTCGGGGGCCTTGCCGCGCACCGTGATCGCCTCGGAGGACGCCAAATTCTGTACCCATCGCGGGGTCGACTGGAATGCCCTGCAGGACGTGATCGAGGACGCCCAGGAGGGCGAGGCGACCCGGGGTGGCTCCACCATCACCCAGCAGGTGGTCAAGAACCTGTTCCTCTGGCCGGGCCGCAGCGTCATCCGCAAGGGGCTGGAACTGCCGCTGGCGCTCTGGATCGAACTGGTGCTGCCCAAGCGCCGGATCCTTGAAATCTATCTCAATATCGCCGAATGGGGCCCCGCCGGCCAGTTTGGGGCTGAAGCGGGGGCAATTTACGCCTTCGGACGGTCGGCAGCGACGCTGTCGGCCCGGGAGGCGGCCCTGATGGCCGCGATTCTGCCCAATCCGGTGACCCGCAGCGCCCGCAATCCGGGGCCGGGGGTGCGCCGGCTGGCCGGCAAGTATGCCGCCAGGGCGCAGGCTTCTTGGGCGCAGCCCTGTTTGGGCCGGAACCGGGCCTCTTGAAGCGGATTTTTTAAGGAAAATCGAGGGTCGCAACCCCTAGATTTGGCCGCCCCCATCCTCTATAAGCCCGGCCTTAATCCGAATTTCGAGCGCGCGCGGCGTGCCGGCCCGTCCAGACCGGACGCGCGACGCCGACGTGATGATCACCTGAAGGATAACCGACATGGCCGTTCCCCGCAGAAAAACATCGCCCTCGCGGCGTGGCATGCGTCGCTCCGCCGACGCGCTGAAGACGCCGACCTATGCCGAGGACAAGGATTCCGGCGAACTGCGCCGTCCGCACCATCTCGACCTGAAGACCGGCATGTACAAGGGCCGCCAGGTCCTGAAGCCGAAGAAGGACGCCTGATCGGCGTTCCCTGCGCCGCGTTCGCGCGGCGCAAGGTCCAACGGCGTGGGGCACGGCGCAAGCCGAGGTGAGCGGGACACGCCGGACGAGTTTGCGTCCAAGCGCAAGACCAGACCCAAAACCAAGCCTTAGAAAGCCTCGCCGATGATGGTCGGTTTCCCGCTGCTGCTGATCCCGCTCGCGATCATCAACATCCTCGTCTTCCTGATGCCGGGGGTGTCGTTCACCGACGCCATCGTTAGCGTGCCGCTGCCTTCGCAGGCGGTGTGGAAGGTCACGTTCGGCGATGCGCTGATTGCGTTCAGCATGCTGCTGCTGCTGTTCGAGGTCATCAAGGCGGCGCGCCCGGGCGGCAAATACT is drawn from Bradyrhizobium prioriisuperbiae and contains these coding sequences:
- a CDS encoding DUF1345 domain-containing protein codes for the protein MAGDDNFDGHLQRFRSRPLPLRVVLARPRFFASILIGLIALAVMPVSLRLATRLLIAWDIAMAIYLLLAFTTVMTTGTTKMRHRAALQDDGRFVILILTAVAAFATLGAIVAELGPDHRGSFELLLATTTIVLSWAAIHTTFALHYAHEYYRGQKAGGLAFPGDEAEPDYWDFVYFSFVIGMTAQVSDVGITDKIIRRTATAHGVASFIFNTALLALMVNIAASAI
- the rpmF gene encoding 50S ribosomal protein L32; protein product: MAVPRRKTSPSRRGMRRSADALKTPTYAEDKDSGELRRPHHLDLKTGMYKGRQVLKPKKDA
- the mtgA gene encoding monofunctional biosynthetic peptidoglycan transglycosylase, translated to MRLVRRLLLILVIVLALPYGLVLLYGAGHPVSTLMLWRWATGAPVSRTWVDLDTISGALPRTVIASEDAKFCTHRGVDWNALQDVIEDAQEGEATRGGSTITQQVVKNLFLWPGRSVIRKGLELPLALWIELVLPKRRILEIYLNIAEWGPAGQFGAEAGAIYAFGRSAATLSAREAALMAAILPNPVTRSARNPGPGVRRLAGKYAARAQASWAQPCLGRNRAS
- a CDS encoding sugar transferase encodes the protein MDLIALIAVAVLGILGATLSKLLSDEFKAWAPSITSGVIKIAVRQLPADKRERFTEEWSSHVNDIPGDISKLVVALGFVLASWRMSSTLFDTPKRVLDVFLAAITALVLFPFLVLVAIAIRLESPGPVFFLQLRAGRGGRLFKVIKFRTMQPLKDDQPVSERVTRIGRWLRRFNIDEIPQLINILRGDMSFVGPRALPPSLTQPSSEPNDVKPGLSVAAKIYIEREFNHVRNLLTVRLNAARKFLRKMLSSRARCFLTESGFPREGVSDSKYMLGSGARVYDATLLGRPSGTSSGASGCRRDGAINCCGSADQPILRDQMEESEA
- a CDS encoding Na+/H+ antiporter yields the protein MTESFLIVLLLLTAMAATAAVARRYELTPALAFLAIGVALAFIPGMPKIELEPKVVLLIVLPPLIYSAGVSMSWREFKSNLRPIALLAIGCVVFTTCAVAAAAHWVLGLPWSIGFVLGAIVSPPDVVAPLAIARRLHLPHRILVILEGEGLANNATALILYRFAVLAVSTGMFSLLKATYSFAAIVACEVFFGIAVGWLSLRLRQWARDERVEITLSLLTPYLAYWVPEHLGGSGVIATVAAGLYVSWNGPLLISAATRLQGIFFWDFVIWLIEGLLFLLMGFQMRLLMEKAKAVPLHEVVTAIAVTSVIVILARFVWVFVGTYLPRQIKRVRDRDPTPPWRYIFVIGFTGIRGVVSLAVALALPLTLPNGEDFPHRDLVLFASFGVIFVTLVGIGLTLPWVVKLLGLAQHGILESRSEREAEIAARREILQSARQSLEEITTGRDLSQSLVKFLEARQETRTRAIPDPHPEQGHRTPSTMGAPIIRELITAERKFLHGLLREGKITDETRRRIERDLDLEEAAVNNREKNTPL
- a CDS encoding PadR family transcriptional regulator, which gives rise to MGKEPRLSTQTIKVLSTLMSHPADELSGAEIAKQSRLASGTLYPILARLEDAGWLQSRWEEGDPADLGRPRRRYYKITAAGAKRVEQLVRDLTPNAEVPVWT
- a CDS encoding farnesyl diphosphate synthase, which encodes MTSTPRPQDFAKRLDKTADDIETLLGKLLSDEVLENEIARPQRLIESMRYGSLNGGKRLRPFLVVESAALFDVPPAGALLAGAALECIHCYSLIHDDLPAMDNSDLRRGRPTTHKVYDDATAILAGDALLTIAFDITTRDEIHPEADVRLKLTRALARASGVGGMAGGQILDLAGEGRFGDKAQPDVARLQQMKTGALLRFGCQAGAILGKASEANYKALDDYGRAFGEAFQIADDLLDVEGDAAALGKPAGQDAALGKATFVTQLGLDGAKQRLQDLLATADKALAPFGAKADVLRAAARFVAERKN